From the genome of Phoenix dactylifera cultivar Barhee BC4 chromosome 17, palm_55x_up_171113_PBpolish2nd_filt_p, whole genome shotgun sequence:
TTTTTCTGGGAGTGATACTAATTACGTTTCTCTAATAGTTTGAAGAACTCTCGAAATCTTTTCAGCTAACCCGGCTCAAAAGTAGTAATTTTTATTCTCTCTGTGCTTTCATTTGTTGTGTCCTGTGTTAAATTTTGCTGGTCATTTGAAATTGTTTGGACTATTTTAAAGGATTTTCTAGTCCATGGTTATTGGTCTGAGAATATTTACTTTGGGCCATAATTATGATGATTGGATTTTAAGCGTGTCCCAGACTGGTGTTTGaccataagaaaaaaatattaagttATTCGGATTCCTCCTGTAAAATGTTGTAACTCTGTTCTTTCATTTCACTTAGAAATTTTGATCTATAAAGCAGTAACTTGTTTTCTAGAAACAACGTAGTTGGTGTGGGCATATGTCCTGGTTGGTTCCTGGAGACATTTTAAATGGCTTAGTGATGATGATATTGGCAACTCAAATTTTTGTCAGTAATTGCTCTAGCATCGACCTTTGGATTGTGCAAGTGCTCGTGGGATCGGATTAGAGAAAAAACTTTATATATATGATGACCATTCAACGTGCATTATCACACATAAGGCACACAGatcttagaagaaaaaaaaaagattgtgcAATATAAAAGCAAGAGAATGAACATATTGGATTTCTATCATTGCTCATGTTGTACAAAAATGTTGGGAACATAGAAATGATTGAAGAGGAAGATAGAACAAAAAGGATCTTATTCATGTAGATTGAAAACACAAGAGAACAAAATGTTCTCATAAATGTGCTTTTTCCATCAATATATGCTGCAATGTAGGGACTACAGATGCACGTGCAACCAAAGAACTTAGTTTCTAATTGCTGAGGAAATACTTGTCATCTCACTTGGAGTTCTGGAACAGTTTTATATCACTAGCAGAAAAAACCCAGTCTTTGAGATGCTTTATTCCATTGAGAATCCTCCAAAACTAGTAACtatttttacccaaaaaaataatatagagttCCTTAAAGCAAGACAAATGAATGCTATTTAATTACCTAAATATTCTGATTTCTTTTGTTACATTGCTCTTAATGCTTGTAAAACTGTTAAGTTTAGCTCTTGTTTTCAAATTAGTGCATTAAAATGTGGCAAACAGAAAGGGCGCTTTGGTGTAGGTCATAAAAAAGCACAATGGAGAAGAACATTGATGAATATGGTATATAACTATATATCATTATTATGTAAGTTAAACTTCAAGGAAACTTACTGTTTAGCTAGTAGAATCATTCCTGAATTCATGGTTTTACATGCCCCATGatggtttttttttaacataatcCCAAGATTCCCTTCCcccagtttttttttaaaaaaaacttttagcATTTTTCACTTTTCAACTGCTGCTGCAAATGGAATAATTCTGCTGCACATAAGAATTTGCTTATGTGCGTGTGGGCTTTCAACATACAGATCCTATACGCTTGGCTGCTGTCTCTCTTATGTTAATTTAAATAAGTTGACTTTTCATCAGTTGGTGTTGGACCATGAAAAGGGTGACAAAGTAAAAATCATGCTAGTTTTGCTTCTGGCTTCTGTTCTATTGCAATTTCTGATGCTTCATTGCAAGATGCAGGGCTTCAGAATTCCAAAGGGAATATGACGGTGCCTGTATCCAAATGCGAGTGTCATATAGTCCAGCTGCACACTTATTTCTTTTCCTAGTGCAGTGGACAGATTGTAGCCTTGCAGGGGCTCTTGGTTTGCTGAGAATTCTAATATATAAGGTTGAGATTTTGTGATTTTCAATTTTGAATGCTGTATCATGTAGTTGTAGGCATCTTGCATGCTTCTTTCATGATAATGATTCCATTCTTCCTTAAGGAACTTCTCACTTTGTAGGTTTATGTAGATGGAACAACAACCATGTCAACCCATGAAAGGAAAGCAAGTATCAGGGAATTCTATGGTAAATCGATTGGCTTGCAGTAAATGAAGTTCTCTCTGCAAATCAAGATTTTGTTTTGCTCTTGATTCTTATGTCGTTGTTCATGGGCAGCTGTGATTTTTCCCTCTTTGATGCAACTGCACAAAGGCATCACTGAGATGGAAGTTAAAAAACAAAAGGCTATCTGTATGGAGAGGTACAGGAGAAGAGATGAAGATGAAAGGAGGCAATTCTCAGAGATAgatattgaaagagaggaagaatgtGGGATATGCATGGAGACAAACAGCAAGGTTGTGTTGCCCAACTGCAGCCATGCTATGTGCATGAAATGCTACCGTGAATGGTATAGTCCTTCCCATCTTGCTCCTCCCTCCCTTAAATTTCAGTACATTGCATAATTTCAGTTTTTTGGGGtataatatatatcaaaatGCAGTTACCTCAATGAAGGGTAAGGCATTCCAATCGACTTACAATCAGATATTTGCAAACACTACTCTACACATACATTGCACTTATAGGAGTATCTGACTGTATGTGAATGGAAACAAACTCAAACACACATGTACACATGCACTATGTAATCAATCTCTCTATAATTGATTCATGGTGTTATTGCCTCATAGTCCCTAACTTATGTATTAGATAGAGTCAGGCTGGATCACTATGATTTATTTACTGTCAGCGCTTGTAAGTGACTTCTGGTCTAGCTCCTCCTGTTTACAGGGTTTGCCTGTAAGTCACATGATAACAAATGGAAGACCAAATGTTACTTGAATGCTCATCTCTCATCCTTCTATGTAGCAAATTTGTGGTCCTCTGCTCTTCTGTACTCCCATTGTTTGtatgggtcaagtaaagaaggcAGAAAAGTAGCAGATACCTTTAgttacacatgcacacactgcTGATAAGCATCAACATCTCCTTCAGGGTCTTCTCCTAAGCAATTTGGTCCCTCCTATATGGAATTTctcctttcctttcttcctctgtAGGAGAAAATCATAGAACCATGGAAGTCACGACTAGACCTTCACGGGCCGGACAGCCTGCCCATCTTGCTCAAGTCCAAAGTGTTTTGGACGGGCCTCGGCCTATATTCTAAGCCCGGCAGGGCCAGGCCAAGCTTGAAATATGAGTCCTCCTGTTAAACAGGCTGAACTTGGATTTTGGTCAGCCCTACCTGAGCCAggtcctccctcctcctcctccatcctccgtctttcttcctcctcgtcctcctccttctcctttgtcctcctcctcctcttcactTCCCcttcacctcctcctccttgctctcccttctctcctctttcctTCCACATTCCATGTTTTTTTAAATAAGAAATACTAAGAAAACCTGAGGCCCAGCTCGAAGTCTGAAGCCTGAGTAAGTACCAGGCTTGAGCCCGGGAAATATGCCTGAAGGCCAAGCCTTACTAATTTTAGTTATATTTTGGGCTGTGCGCAGCCTGGCCTGCCCGATGAACAGGTTTAGTCATGATTGATACTAGAATGCATCTGCCTCCTACCTCCTGCAGTCCCATGTCTCCAATATTAATGTGAATAGTTATATAATCAAAATCAGATTGTTTTTTATCTTATTAAACACTTGAAGCTACAAAATTTTATACCATTAGATAGAATAGCATGACACAAGTAGCAGATGAAATCAATAATTAACATATAAACCTGTCGGGCATGCTAATTGTTTCTATCACTGAAAAAGggggaggaaagaaaaagaaaagctttcaACTCCCTGAGGAACAGCATTATCAGATAGAAGGGTTCGAACAATTGTGTGTAATAGTGGTAGTTGTGACCTTGGTAAACATTGTTGCCAAGCAGGGCCCCATTCGTATATGATTTTATTGGTCATGCAATTGCTTTCTGATCCCCAACTTTTTAAACCAAGGATCAAGTGATTCTATTAGCTTTGTTAACCTACAAGTTTGcctttttctttcatgcaatattattttcttcaaaaattctattTGCTTATTTTTTGCCCTTCAACTGGAAGAAAGAGGAATGCTAAAAATAGACCATATGGCTTCGTGAAATTATGCGCGCTCTTCACTAGAGTTCTTCCCACCTATAATGTTGTACTAGATTAGAATCTAATGAATGGTGACTGCAGGCGTTCAAGATCGCAGTCATGCCCCTTCTGCCGTGATAGTCTCAAGAGAGTAAACTCAGGTGATTTATGGGTATTTACTGATAGCAAAGATATTGTTGACATGGCAACAGTGTCAAGAGAGAATCTGAGGCGCCTATTCATGTACGTAGATAAGTTGCCTCTGGTTATCCCAGATTCTGTTTTCGATGCCTATGATTCCCATGTGAAGTGACATATCTGGCAATCTTACGACTCGCTGTTATAAACCCTGCAATTCTTTCAGCTAGTGCTTGTTAGCTGATTGATTTATCCACAGGATAACGTTAATTCCTGCTTCAAAGCTGCTGCTACTTTTTAAGCAGCTTTTGAGGGAAGAAGGATCTGTAAATTGTGTTCAGGCTGATGTAAATATCTGTACAGTTTGTAAGTTTCCTCTGTTTATGACCCAACCTTATCATGCTAAACAGATAGATTAGCATATAAAATTGAGTCATGGATTCATGTATTATAGGTGCCCTGAATTGGAATTTTATCTTTATACTATCTGCTTACTGGGGATGACCGTTGAGAACGGTGGTTGAACAACAAAGTATTGAAGCCATACTACCAATGGCTGGCTATCAGGGAGTTGTGTTGCATGCATGAAAGGGAGTGGTGAGGGGGTACGGTTTTTCAATTGAATGGTTATATCTTGTGGATTAGAGTGTAATGCAGAAATATCACACAAGAAAGTCACACAACCGTCAATGTAACATTCCATTTGAGAAAACTTACCTATCAGCCATTGCTTTGACATGGTGCAAGCTCTCAGTGAAAGGGCGAATGTGAAAGCTCTCAGCAATATGTTTGTAACTCTAGCAGTCAGTGTTTTGCCACCCTTATGTATGTATCTGTCTGAGAGATGGACTATTGAGATGCACTCAAGA
Proteins encoded in this window:
- the LOC103716193 gene encoding E3 ubiquitin-protein ligase AIRP2-like, with protein sequence MCVVSMRKSFKDSLKVLEADIQHANTLASEFQREYDGACIQMRVSYSPAAHLFLFLVQWTDCSLAGALGLLRILIYKVYVDGTTTMSTHERKASIREFYAVIFPSLMQLHKGITEMEVKKQKAICMERYRRRDEDERRQFSEIDIEREEECGICMETNSKVVLPNCSHAMCMKCYREWRSRSQSCPFCRDSLKRVNSGDLWVFTDSKDIVDMATVSRENLRRLFMYVDKLPLVIPDSVFDAYDSHVK